From Kineosporia succinea, the proteins below share one genomic window:
- a CDS encoding Fpg/Nei family DNA glycosylase, whose translation MAAPGGICCTRGHSREPQRRPQLHSRCTRTPETTLPEGHTIHRLAKNLDELFTGTVVRASAVQDKFAAGVAQLDGATVTGTDAWGKHLFVHASPAGGRPPLWLHVHLGLYGKFLHGKGSPAAPWGQLRLRLESERGWADLRGATASELLDASERQRVIDRLGADPLRKNADGDEPFERISRSRTAIGALLMDQKVIAGIGNVYRAEILFRHGIDPHRPGRGVTSDEWSLLWADLQVLMRAGVRSGKIVTTRPDDRPRGRRTAATVRREDSHYVYRRAGEACRRCGTPVATEAMVARNLYWCPKDQAY comes from the coding sequence ATGGCCGCGCCCGGCGGAATCTGCTGTACTCGCGGGCACTCGAGAGAACCTCAAAGACGTCCGCAACTGCACTCACGCTGCACCCGAACACCGGAGACCACGCTGCCCGAGGGCCACACGATCCACCGGCTCGCCAAGAACCTGGACGAGCTCTTCACCGGCACCGTCGTACGCGCCAGCGCGGTGCAGGACAAGTTCGCCGCCGGGGTCGCCCAGCTCGACGGCGCCACGGTCACCGGCACCGACGCCTGGGGCAAGCACCTGTTCGTGCACGCCTCCCCGGCCGGCGGCCGTCCTCCGCTCTGGCTCCACGTGCACCTAGGCCTCTACGGCAAGTTCCTGCACGGCAAGGGTTCCCCGGCCGCTCCCTGGGGGCAGCTGCGGCTGCGTCTCGAGAGCGAGCGCGGGTGGGCCGACCTGCGAGGGGCAACGGCCAGCGAGCTTCTGGACGCGTCGGAACGTCAGCGCGTCATCGACCGGCTGGGTGCCGATCCCCTGCGCAAGAACGCGGACGGCGACGAGCCGTTCGAGCGGATCAGCCGGTCGAGGACGGCGATCGGGGCGCTGCTGATGGACCAGAAGGTCATCGCCGGGATCGGCAACGTGTACCGGGCCGAGATCCTGTTCCGGCACGGCATCGATCCGCACCGTCCGGGCCGGGGCGTGACCTCCGACGAGTGGAGCCTGCTCTGGGCCGACCTGCAGGTTCTCATGCGGGCCGGGGTACGCAGCGGCAAGATCGTCACCACCCGGCCGGACGACCGGCCCCGCGGCCGGCGCACGGCCGCGACCGTGCGCCGCGAGGACTCGCACTACGTCTACCGGCGCGCGGGTGAGGCCTGCCGGCGGTGCGGCACGCCGGTGGCGACCGAGGCGATGGTGGCGCGCAATCTCTACTGGTGCCCGAAGGATCAGGCGTACTAA
- the mce gene encoding methylmalonyl-CoA epimerase, translating into MNDLFTTIDHVGVAVPDLDAAIAYYRDVLGMSLAHREVNEEQGVEEAMMAVGDSGSHVQLLAPLNESSTIAKFLDRSGPGLQQIAYRVEDIDAVCATLRERGARLLYDSPRRGTAGSRVNFIHPRSAGGVLVELVEPAPR; encoded by the coding sequence ATGAATGATCTCTTCACCACCATCGACCACGTCGGCGTCGCCGTGCCCGATCTGGACGCCGCCATCGCCTACTACCGCGACGTGCTGGGCATGAGCCTGGCCCACCGCGAGGTCAACGAGGAGCAGGGGGTGGAGGAGGCGATGATGGCGGTCGGTGATTCCGGCTCTCACGTGCAGCTTCTCGCCCCGCTGAACGAGAGCTCGACGATCGCGAAGTTCCTCGACCGCTCCGGCCCGGGCCTGCAGCAGATCGCCTACCGGGTCGAGGACATCGATGCCGTCTGCGCCACCCTGCGTGAGCGCGGCGCCCGTCTGCTCTACGACTCACCCCGGCGCGGCACCGCGGGCAGCCGGGTCAACTTCATCCATCCCCGGAGCGCCGGTGGCGTACTCGTGGAACTGGTGGAACCCGCTCCCCGGTGA